A section of the Salvelinus sp. IW2-2015 unplaced genomic scaffold, ASM291031v2 Un_scaffold11817, whole genome shotgun sequence genome encodes:
- the LOC112080109 gene encoding host cell factor 1: MKFDLTQPTEGLAPADSLNDPASESNGQELAAAVTQAVARLAPTCTMVVTNPAKTQPMMVAIPAKTQPMMVASPAKTQPMMVASPAKTQPMMVASPTKTQPMMVASPAKTQPMMVAIPAKTQPMMVASPAKMQAAATLAEVANGIESAAGRQGAPPAVAKAPVKKDNQWFDVGIVKVTNTVVTHYYLPTDDQAAVDVRHATPRTHARTHTPHTLPADDQASVDVRLYKGISMLQFGCIIP; encoded by the exons ATGAAGTTTGATTTGACCCAGCCCACCGAGGGCCTGGCCCCAGCAGACAGCCTGAACGACCCAGCGTCAGAGAGTAACGGCCAGGAGCTGGCTGCAGCAGTGACCCAGGCTGTGGCCCGGCTAGCCCCAACCTGCACCATGGTGGTGACAAACCCGGCTAAGACTCAGCCCATGATGGTGGCTATCCCGGCTAAGACTCAGCCCATGATGGTGGCCAGCCCGGCTAAGACTCAGCCCATGATGGTGGCCAGCCCGGCTAAGACTCAGCCCATGATGGTGGCCAGCCCGACTAAGACTCAGCCCATGATGGTGGCCAGCCCGGCTAAGACTCAGCCCATGATGGTGGCTATCCCGGCTAAGACTCAGCCCATGATGGTGGCCAGTCCGGCTAAGATGCAGGCAGCTGCGACCCTGGCAGAGGTGGCTAACGGCATAGAGTCAGCTGCGGGG AGGCAAGGAGCTCCTCCTGCGGTGGCCAAAGCCCCGGTGAAGAAAGACAACCAGTGGTTTGACGTTGGCATCGTCAAGGTGACCAACACCGTGGTCACACACTACTACTTGCCCACTGACGACCAAGCCGCTGTCGATGTAAGACACgccacaccacgcacgcacgcacgcacgcacacaccacacacactacccgCTGATGACCAGGCCTCTGTCGATGTAAGACTCTATaaaggcatcagcatgcttcagttcggctgcaTAATCCCTTAA